GAGTGGCACGCCCTCACCTCGAACGTGGGCCTCTTCAACGAGGGGGCCACCGACCTGGACCCGACCCTGGCGACCACCAACTTCCTGTGGGTCGGCCCCCCCCACTCGGGCGAGGCCGTCATCCTGGCGCGGGTCATGGGCGGGAGGCCGGAGGGTGACTTCGACCTGCTGCTGGGCGTGGACACGGCGATCGAGGCGCCCGACCGCGAGCCCTTCTTCCAGCTCGACCCCCGCTTCGAGATCCACAGCGACACCGAGGGGGTCGATCTGCCCCTGAAGCTGCGCCCCGACGATCGCGGAACGCTGCGGGTGCGCGCCAGGGACCAGGACGACTGGGGCCCGGTCGAGATCGGCCGCGCCCACTGGTCGGCCAACTGGGACCACGCCCGCTTCGAGCCCTTCAGCCCCGATGACGTCCGGCGCGGCGTCATCGAGTCCGAGCTCGTCACCCCCTCCCCCAGCTTCTCCCAGCCCAGGAACGGCGGGCCACCCCGCCTGATGGTCTGGGCGATGGACCGGGACAGCTCCGCGTACAACTACCGGGAGATCCTGGTCGAGTTCACCGAGGAGGTCCCCTCCATCTATGCCTGCGGCCAGGGCCCCGGCAGCGAGGGCGCCCTCCCGGGCTTCCTCCTCCTCCTCGCCCTCCTCGTCCCGCACTTCCGGCGGCCTCCCCGGCGGGGGCGGGGCGGCCTGCTCCTGCTGCTCCTCCTCCTCGCGCCGGCGGGCGCGCGGGCTCAGGAGGAGGAGAAGAAGCCGGGCCTGGCCTTCACGGGGGTGGTCGCGCCCTCCAACGCCGATCCGGCGGAGGTGAAGGCGATCAGCGAGTACCTCCAGACGGAGCTCATCGCCCGGGGCCACTACCAGGTGGTGGGCCCCGCCGAGATCCAGGCCCTCATGGGCCTCGAGGCCCAGAAGCAGCTCCTGGGCTGCACCGACACCGCCGCCTCCTGCCTGGCCGAGGTGGGAG
The nucleotide sequence above comes from Deltaproteobacteria bacterium. Encoded proteins:
- a CDS encoding 3'-5' exonuclease; the protein is MPPLRRLPLFLLLGSLWLPAPLVAQTLTLAARGIPERHLGLQLGPGRVTVASVKVQGVSGGNLVKVDCNIDHAEVYEAYPTTLELDDSLEGLVYATLRPSPGTWDTSLVPVLHCLVRDVPTSETTLTFEINTEEFSGTYPALELYDHQAMLEGRWWPVTLRYPEDAPTRDLWVEWHALTSNVGLFNEGATDLDPTLATTNFLWVGPPHSGEAVILARVMGGRPEGDFDLLLGVDTAIEAPDREPFFQLDPRFEIHSDTEGVDLPLKLRPDDRGTLRVRARDQDDWGPVEIGRAHWSANWDHARFEPFSPDDVRRGVIESELVTPSPSFSQPRNGGPPRLMVWAMDRDSSAYNYREILVEFTEEVPSIYACGQGPGSEGALPGFLLLLALLVPHFRRPPRRGRGGLLLLLLLLAPAGARAQEEEKKPGLAFTGVVAPSNADPAEVKAISEYLQTELIARGHYQVVGPAEIQALMGLEAQKQLLGCTDTAASCLAEVGGALGSDRLLSGSVTRVGSSVILSLSLLDVQSARLIHRAGERVKIDESLEPLLDVVPRLIDEVIARDELVAGAPHPQTAVGRFHGFARDAVLVAHNAPFDMAFLGRHRAFENPVLDTVLLSAAIFGETEVHT